In one Lolium rigidum isolate FL_2022 chromosome 3, APGP_CSIRO_Lrig_0.1, whole genome shotgun sequence genomic region, the following are encoded:
- the LOC124698469 gene encoding acyl carrier protein 2, chloroplastic-like isoform X1, with product MAALAVAAGSAVSPAYRIQLSGRRSGTAFFATQRAVATFPSVRLRTVAKRFQIACSVCAKQGTIDKVCGIVKKQLAVAEDTPVNGETKFADLGADSLDTVEIVMGLEEAFGITVDESSAQEIKTVEDAATLIDKLVIDKEG from the exons ATggctgccctcgccgtcgccgccgggtcGGCCGTCTCCCCGGCGTACCGGATCCAG CTGAGCGGCCGGAGGAGCGGCACGGCGTTCTTCGCGACGCAGAGAGCGGTGGCTACCTTCCCGTCGGTCCGGCTGCGCACGGTTGCAAAGAGATTCCAGATTGCTTGCTCGGTATGT GCGAAACAGGGCACTATTGACAAGGTTTGTGGAATAGTGAAGAAGCAGCTAGCTGTCGCTGAAGACACGCCTGTAAACGGAGAAACAAAGTTCGCTGACCTTGGGGCTGATTCGCTCGACACG GTTGAAATTGTGATGGGTCTCGAAGAGGCATTCGGTATCACGGTGGACGAGTCGAGCGCCCAGGAGATCAAGACGGTGGAGGATGCTGCCACGCTTATCGATAAGCTTGTGATAGACAAGGAAGGTTGA
- the LOC124698469 gene encoding acyl carrier protein 2, chloroplastic-like isoform X2, with protein MAALAVAAGSAVSPAYRIQLSGRRSGTAFFATQRAVATFPSVRLRTVAKRFQIACSAKQGTIDKVCGIVKKQLAVAEDTPVNGETKFADLGADSLDTVEIVMGLEEAFGITVDESSAQEIKTVEDAATLIDKLVIDKEG; from the exons ATggctgccctcgccgtcgccgccgggtcGGCCGTCTCCCCGGCGTACCGGATCCAG CTGAGCGGCCGGAGGAGCGGCACGGCGTTCTTCGCGACGCAGAGAGCGGTGGCTACCTTCCCGTCGGTCCGGCTGCGCACGGTTGCAAAGAGATTCCAGATTGCTTGCTCG GCGAAACAGGGCACTATTGACAAGGTTTGTGGAATAGTGAAGAAGCAGCTAGCTGTCGCTGAAGACACGCCTGTAAACGGAGAAACAAAGTTCGCTGACCTTGGGGCTGATTCGCTCGACACG GTTGAAATTGTGATGGGTCTCGAAGAGGCATTCGGTATCACGGTGGACGAGTCGAGCGCCCAGGAGATCAAGACGGTGGAGGATGCTGCCACGCTTATCGATAAGCTTGTGATAGACAAGGAAGGTTGA